The following are encoded in a window of Castanea sativa cultivar Marrone di Chiusa Pesio chromosome 5, ASM4071231v1 genomic DNA:
- the LOC142634315 gene encoding uncharacterized protein LOC142634315, with protein MGVDYYKILQVDKNANDEDLKKAYRKLAMKWHPDKNPTNKKEAEAKFKEISEAYEVLSDPQKRAIYDQYGEEGLKGQVPPPDAGGHGGASFFQTGDGPTVFRFNPRNANDIFAEFFGYSSPFGGMGSSGSGSGSGSGMRNSSRPFGGMFGDDIFSSFGEGRPMSQGPRKPPPIERTLPCTLEELYKGTTKKMKISREIMDVSGKTLPVEEILTIEIKPGWKKGTKITFPEKGNEQPNVLPADLVFIIDEKPHSTFTRDGNDLVVTQMISLVEALTGYTVRLTTLDGRSLTIPINNVIHPDYEEVVPKEGMPMPKDPSKRGNLRIKFKIKFPTRLTDEQKSGIKKLQAP; from the exons atgggTGTGGATTATTATAAGATATTGCAGGTAGACAAGAACGCCAATGATGAGGATTTAAAGAAAGCTTACAGAAAGCTTGCCATGAAATGGCACCCTGATAAGAACCCCACTAACAAGAAAGAAGCTGAGGCCAAGTTCAAAGAGATCTCTGAGGCCTATGAG GTTCTAAGTGATCCCCAGAAGAGAGCAATCTATGATCAGTATGGTGAAGAAGGGCTTAAAGGCCAAGTGCCACCCCCTGATGCAGGGGGACATGGTGGGGCCTCCTTCTTCCAAACTGGGGATGGCCCAACAGTGTTCAGGTTCAACCCCAGAAATGCTAATGACATTTTTGCTGAGTTTTTCGGCTATTCAAGCCCATTTGGAGGAATGGGAAgcagtggcagtggcagtggcagtggcagtggcaTGAGGAATAGTTCAAGGCCTTTTGGTGGAATGTTTGGGGACGATATATTTAGCTCATTTGGAGAGGGCCGACCAATGAGTCAAGGTCCGCGTAAGCCTCCTCCAATTGAGAGGACACTGCCGTGTACCCTCGAGGAGCTATACAAGGGAACTACCAAAAAGATGAAGATCTCAAGGGAAATTATGGATGTGAGTGG GAAGACCTTACCTGTGGAGGAAATCTTAACCATCGAAATTAAGCCTGGCTGGAAAAAGGGAACAAAAATTACTTTCCCAGAGAAAGGAAATGAGCAGCCAAATGTTCTTCCTGCAGATCTTGTATTCATAATCGACGAGAAGCCCCACAGCACATTTACAAGGGATGGCAATGACCTTGTTGTCACACAGATGATTTCGCTTGTAGAAGCTTTAACAGGCTACACAGTCCGTCTTACAACACTCGACGGAAGGAGCTTGACCATCCCCATCAACAATGTGATTCATCCAGACTATGAGGAGGTTGTTCCAAAAGAAGGCATGCCAATGCCAAAAGACCCCTCCAAGAGAGGTAACTTGAGAATCAAGTTTAAAATCAAATTCCCGACAAGGTTGACTGATGAACAGAAGTCTGGAATCAAGAAACTTCAGGCACCTTAA